The genomic region CGGGCTCGCGTCTTGGTACGGTTCGAGATAAACGCTCTGGCCGGACGCCATGTAGCCGCGAAGACTGGTTTCCTCATCAAGTTGAAGGCCGAGGAGTTCGCTGACCCTCTGCCGCGCGTCTTCGAACTTGCTGTGCCTTGCGAGCGCCGCGGTAGATGAACGGTAGAGGATGTACGAACCGGCGACGGAGACGACGAGAGCAAACGCGAGAATCGCCGCGGCCGTGAACGACCCGCCCGGTCGGCCCGACAGCGACCGAGAGGATTTCACCAAGGAGCTCGCTGCCGAGACGATGTTGCGCATACTTTGCCGACTTAAGAGAGGAAAGGAGAATCGCTAGGCTCTCTAACAGCCCGGTGAAGTGTGGGAAATTTGGGGCTTCGTTGCCCTCATAAACCCGGCCTCCCCGCGAACTAACCGGACGGTACACGAGCAATGAGCGAGCGGACGACCTTTGAGGACTTCTGGCCGAAGTATCTGCGCGAGCATGCCGATCCGAGGACGCGCGCGCTGCACCTGATCGGGGCGATGGCCGCGTTGAGCTGCGCGGGCGCGTTTGTGTGCACGAGGAACTGGTGGTGGCTGCCCGCGGCGCTCGTCGGAGGCTATGGTCCGGCGTGGTTCGCGCACATGGCAGTCGAAGGAAACCGGCCGGCGACATTGCGCGATCCGCTGCTGTCGCTACGCGGCGACTTCACGATGCTTGCGCATGCGCTCCGCGGCACGCTCGAGCGCGAGTGCGCGAAAGCCGGGGCTTAAGCCTTCGATTCGGCGAACGTTTCCTCGAGGATCGTCTGAAGTTCGCCGCTCTGGCGCATCGGCTCGAGGATGTCGGTGTCGCCATAGAACTTGCCGGCGATGAATACTTTCGGAAGCGTCGGCCAATCGGTCATCTCGGCAAGCGCTGCGCGCTTGTCGGCGTCGGCTAACGCGTCCACGACTTCGAACGGATAGCCGAACTGCTCAAAAAATTGGATGGTCTCAAGAGTGAAGCCGCAGCGCGGCATCGTCTTTGTGCCCTTGCCGTAGACGAGGATTTTGTTCGCCTGGATCTCGGCGTCGATCGCGCTCTTCATTTCAGGGTTCATGATACGTCAGCTCCCGGATTCTGGAACGGCTGTTTTGATTTCAACGGCG from Candidatus Eremiobacteraceae bacterium harbors:
- a CDS encoding glutaredoxin domain-containing protein, yielding MNPEMKSAIDAEIQANKILVYGKGTKTMPRCGFTLETIQFFEQFGYPFEVVDALADADKRAALAEMTDWPTLPKVFIAGKFYGDTDILEPMRQSGELQTILEETFAESKA
- a CDS encoding DUF962 domain-containing protein; the encoded protein is MSERTTFEDFWPKYLREHADPRTRALHLIGAMAALSCAGAFVCTRNWWWLPAALVGGYGPAWFAHMAVEGNRPATLRDPLLSLRGDFTMLAHALRGTLERECAKAGA